A genomic window from Halorubrum trapanicum includes:
- a CDS encoding DUF5778 family protein, giving the protein MSETVDSDLYTRTKALLEPGDIELLGCIVHTDLDGQQDLEMHELTVAANEVIADHADKGETYIEAGNDDTNFSSNQFQGLTLDGEEFVWECQQLLRDGAFDIVFYYEADVDQEALAADLADLDDVDRVTQVP; this is encoded by the coding sequence ATGAGCGAGACCGTCGACTCGGACCTGTACACCCGCACGAAGGCCTTACTGGAGCCGGGCGACATCGAGCTGCTCGGCTGTATCGTCCACACGGACCTCGACGGCCAGCAGGACCTGGAGATGCACGAGCTGACGGTCGCCGCCAACGAGGTCATCGCCGACCACGCCGACAAGGGCGAGACCTACATCGAGGCCGGGAACGACGACACGAACTTCTCGTCGAACCAGTTTCAGGGACTCACGCTCGACGGCGAGGAGTTCGTCTGGGAGTGCCAGCAGCTGCTCCGCGACGGCGCCTTCGACATCGTGTTCTACTACGAGGCCGACGTCGACCAGGAGGCGCTCGCGGCCGACCTCGCGGACCTCGACGACGTCGACCGCGTGACGCAGGTGCCCTGA
- a CDS encoding transcription factor S: MQFCDDCGSMMVSRDGEMVCQNDDCGGTAERDETLAAEFESTTEQTGEEVIETEEGANFEGKPTATDVVCDECGHGEAWYTIKQTGAADEPPTRFFKCKECGRRWRGYN; this comes from the coding sequence ATGCAGTTCTGTGACGACTGCGGCTCGATGATGGTCTCTCGCGACGGGGAGATGGTGTGTCAGAACGACGACTGCGGCGGCACCGCCGAGCGCGACGAGACGCTCGCCGCCGAGTTCGAATCGACGACCGAACAGACCGGTGAGGAGGTGATCGAGACGGAGGAGGGCGCGAACTTCGAGGGGAAGCCGACCGCGACCGACGTCGTCTGCGACGAGTGCGGCCACGGCGAGGCGTGGTACACGATCAAACAGACCGGCGCCGCCGACGAGCCCCCGACGCGCTTTTTTAAATGTAAGGAGTGCGGCCGCCGCTGGCGCGGGTACAACTGA
- a CDS encoding alpha/beta hydrolase — protein MSDTVLIPGGRDVRATLDTAASDGAAEGSSDHPRSDAVVVACPPHPQQRGHRGDERLVAVSEALTDRGIDCLRFDYGDWDEGYGETTDADRAVGWALDRYDRVGLFGFSFGGTVALVAAASRPELAGVCALAPTARLNADVDAVAALDEVVERGTPVRILYATRDSTADWEPVVERAAELGVETVAFESDHFFVGRSGEVGEAAAAFLGTRIRQRSSGPD, from the coding sequence GTGAGCGACACCGTCCTGATCCCCGGCGGCCGCGACGTGCGCGCCACCCTCGACACCGCCGCGAGCGACGGGGCTGCCGAGGGCTCGTCGGACCACCCTCGGAGCGACGCGGTCGTCGTCGCCTGTCCGCCGCACCCCCAGCAGCGCGGTCACCGCGGCGACGAGCGACTGGTCGCCGTCTCTGAGGCCCTGACCGACCGCGGAATCGACTGCCTCCGGTTCGACTACGGCGACTGGGACGAGGGGTACGGCGAGACCACCGACGCGGACCGGGCGGTCGGCTGGGCCCTCGACCGCTACGACCGCGTCGGGCTGTTCGGCTTCTCGTTCGGCGGGACGGTCGCGCTCGTCGCGGCCGCGTCGCGGCCCGAACTGGCGGGCGTCTGTGCGCTCGCCCCGACCGCGCGACTGAACGCCGACGTCGACGCGGTCGCGGCGCTCGACGAGGTGGTCGAGCGCGGCACTCCGGTTCGGATCCTGTACGCGACGCGGGACTCGACCGCCGACTGGGAGCCCGTGGTCGAGCGGGCGGCGGAACTGGGGGTCGAGACGGTCGCGTTCGAGTCCGACCACTTCTTCGTCGGGCGGAGCGGGGAGGTAGGCGAAGCGGCCGCGGCGTTTCTCGGGACGAGGATTCGGCAGCGTTCCTCGGGGCCGGACTGA
- the dpsA gene encoding DNA starvation/stationary phase protection protein DpsA, translated as MSTQKQARQRYGDVHESEALRVPEEKAEQLVDALNSDLAATYVLYHQIKKHHWLVEGAEFLDIHEYLGEVAADLEEGADVLAERAQALGGVPLSGGANYEEHAPVTPEDADAYDIRTSLEHDLEIFGDITEQLREHIQLANNLGDYNTEEQLREILEDVEEHGHHIEHYLEDDTLVTSETLE; from the coding sequence ATGAGTACCCAGAAGCAGGCCCGTCAGCGATACGGCGACGTTCACGAGAGCGAAGCGCTCCGCGTCCCCGAGGAGAAGGCCGAACAGCTCGTCGACGCGCTCAACAGCGACCTCGCGGCGACGTACGTCCTCTACCACCAGATCAAGAAACACCACTGGCTCGTCGAGGGCGCCGAGTTCCTCGACATCCACGAGTACCTCGGCGAGGTCGCGGCCGACCTCGAAGAGGGCGCCGACGTGCTCGCCGAGCGCGCGCAGGCGCTCGGTGGCGTGCCGCTCTCCGGCGGCGCGAACTACGAGGAGCACGCGCCGGTGACTCCCGAGGACGCCGACGCCTACGACATCCGGACGTCGCTGGAGCACGACCTCGAGATCTTCGGCGACATCACCGAGCAGCTCCGCGAGCACATCCAGCTCGCCAACAACCTCGGCGACTACAACACCGAAGAGCAGCTCCGGGAGATCCTCGAAGACGTCGAGGAACACGGCCACCACATCGAGCACTACCTCGAGGACGACACCCTCGTCACGAGCGAGACGCTCGAGTAA
- a CDS encoding carbon-nitrogen hydrolase family protein, giving the protein MSDRTGPDPTVAVPQVTVDDLRVDANVERFRRRAAGLSNGVDLVVFPEYALTGFAADERLRETALPRDAARERLESIAAAADAAVIAGYAERDGEGVYNATAYVPPPARDARGGPDAETVDGPDAETSDGPGSAATDDRGGLAVYRKRHLWNDESEWVEPGGERVVVETPAGSTGLLTCYDLNFVAESAWFAERAVDALAVVGAWPADHAANWRLLCRARALDGVRWVVAAGRTGSSGGGRASDEATYAGSSLVARPDGAVAAELGREPATLTETLDRETLSAQRGLVGAVGE; this is encoded by the coding sequence GTGAGCGACCGAACCGGCCCCGACCCGACCGTCGCCGTCCCGCAGGTCACCGTCGACGACCTCCGCGTCGACGCGAACGTCGAGCGGTTCCGGCGCCGAGCGGCCGGCCTGTCGAACGGAGTCGACCTCGTCGTCTTCCCGGAGTACGCGCTCACTGGGTTCGCCGCCGACGAGCGGCTTCGGGAGACCGCGCTTCCTCGGGACGCCGCGCGCGAACGGCTCGAATCGATCGCGGCGGCCGCCGACGCGGCCGTGATCGCGGGCTACGCCGAGCGCGACGGGGAGGGCGTGTACAACGCGACCGCGTACGTTCCGCCGCCGGCCCGCGACGCGCGCGGCGGCCCGGACGCGGAGACAGTCGACGGCCCGGACGCGGAGACGAGCGACGGCCCGGGCTCGGCTGCGACCGACGATCGCGGGGGATTGGCCGTCTACCGCAAGCGACACCTGTGGAACGACGAGTCGGAGTGGGTCGAGCCCGGCGGCGAGCGCGTCGTCGTCGAGACGCCCGCCGGGTCGACCGGACTGCTGACCTGCTACGACCTCAACTTCGTCGCGGAGAGCGCGTGGTTCGCCGAGCGCGCGGTCGACGCGCTCGCGGTCGTCGGCGCGTGGCCCGCCGACCACGCCGCGAACTGGCGGCTCCTCTGTCGCGCCCGCGCGCTCGACGGCGTCAGGTGGGTCGTCGCCGCCGGCCGCACCGGGAGCTCCGGCGGCGGGCGGGCGAGCGACGAGGCGACGTACGCCGGCAGCTCCCTCGTCGCCCGCCCGGACGGCGCGGTCGCGGCCGAACTCGGCCGGGAACCGGCGACCCTGACCGAGACGCTCGACCGCGAGACGCTCTCCGCACAGCGGGGTCTGGTAGGCGCCGTCGGCGAATAG
- a CDS encoding helix-turn-helix domain-containing protein, whose translation MSDAREELSRRIAGEITLSDDPGATLRKWRTDFDVSQTELAEQLGVSSSVVSDYESGRRESPGIGVVRRTVEGLLDIDERRGGGRLRQHARVLSAGFESDIVHDLREYSTAVPLEEFYEAMGATEIVRGDHDHVNGHTVIDSIQAITRLSSEEFYRLYGQSTNRALVFTRVTRGESPLVALRVVSPTPNAVVLHGIEDGDLWDHAADLARVDGVSLATSNRDLDDCLAALQAL comes from the coding sequence ATGAGCGACGCACGCGAGGAGCTCTCCCGCCGGATCGCCGGCGAGATAACGCTGAGCGACGACCCCGGAGCGACGCTCCGGAAGTGGCGGACCGACTTCGACGTCTCGCAGACGGAGCTGGCCGAGCAGCTCGGCGTCTCTTCGTCGGTCGTCTCCGACTACGAGAGCGGTCGCCGCGAGAGCCCGGGGATCGGCGTCGTCCGCCGCACCGTCGAGGGACTCCTCGACATCGACGAACGGCGCGGCGGCGGGCGCCTCCGCCAGCACGCCCGGGTGCTCTCGGCCGGGTTCGAGAGCGACATCGTCCACGACCTCCGCGAGTACTCGACGGCGGTCCCGCTGGAGGAGTTCTACGAGGCGATGGGCGCGACGGAGATCGTGCGCGGCGACCACGACCACGTGAACGGCCACACCGTCATCGATTCGATCCAGGCGATCACGCGGCTCTCCAGCGAGGAGTTCTACCGGCTGTACGGGCAGTCGACGAACCGCGCGCTCGTGTTCACGCGGGTGACGCGCGGCGAGTCGCCGCTCGTCGCGCTGCGGGTCGTGAGCCCGACGCCGAACGCGGTCGTGCTCCACGGGATCGAAGACGGGGACCTGTGGGACCACGCCGCCGACCTCGCCCGCGTAGACGGCGTCTCGCTGGCCACGTCGAACCGCGACCTCGACGACTGCCTCGCGGCCCTCCAGGCGCTTTGA
- a CDS encoding TrkA family potassium uptake protein, whose translation MDTWKRRVVLYAVFLGVMLTFTAVAYRWGMRVFEDDPRTLIESFQFAVEMFTTTGFGGDASSWGSQQMHAFVAVMDLVGMMLLIGALPVVATPLLESAFATTVPRSLEGDTEGHVVVCSDTTRSDALLDEFESEAVPYVVVEPDPDRALALYEAGHTVVRADPETTDGLSNARLADARALVTDVSDRVDASIVLAAKELSTDVRAISVVEDPSRERYHRLAGADEVLSPRSLLGESLASKVTTAVRTDLNEAVAVGDLRIAEISIHHGSGLAGSTLAGSRIGERTGVDVIGAWFNGSFEAAPPPDATLSAGTVLLVSGTEEQVERLVDLTNSAARRFGAGETVVVGYGQVGKTVANALEAADLPVTVVDRDGGEAIDVVGDATDPETLREAGVADARTVVLTLPDDTTAEFSTLVVRDLAPNVELLARVEDPESVPKMHRAGADYVLSLSTVTGRMSASAVFTDRDVLSLDTHVEVVRSEAPALIGRTIGQAAVRETTGCTVIAVERGDGLVTDVGPETRIERGDELVVAGTDEGVRAFERAFA comes from the coding sequence ATGGACACGTGGAAGCGGCGGGTCGTGTTGTACGCGGTCTTTCTCGGCGTCATGCTCACGTTCACCGCCGTCGCCTACCGGTGGGGAATGCGCGTCTTCGAGGACGACCCCCGGACCCTGATCGAGTCGTTCCAGTTCGCGGTCGAGATGTTCACGACGACCGGGTTCGGCGGCGACGCGTCCTCGTGGGGGAGCCAGCAGATGCACGCGTTCGTCGCCGTGATGGATCTCGTCGGAATGATGCTGCTCATCGGCGCGCTCCCGGTGGTGGCGACCCCGCTCCTCGAGTCCGCGTTCGCGACGACCGTCCCCCGGTCGCTGGAGGGCGACACGGAGGGGCACGTCGTGGTCTGTTCCGACACCACGCGCTCCGACGCGCTCTTGGACGAGTTCGAGTCGGAGGCGGTGCCGTACGTGGTCGTCGAGCCCGACCCCGACCGGGCGCTGGCGCTGTACGAGGCCGGACACACGGTGGTCCGGGCCGACCCCGAGACGACCGACGGGCTCTCGAACGCGCGGCTGGCGGACGCGCGCGCCCTGGTCACCGACGTCTCCGACCGGGTGGACGCGAGCATCGTCCTCGCCGCGAAGGAGCTCTCGACGGACGTCCGCGCGATAAGCGTCGTCGAGGACCCGAGTCGCGAGCGGTACCACCGGCTCGCCGGCGCGGACGAGGTGCTCTCCCCGCGGTCGCTGCTCGGCGAGAGCCTCGCCTCGAAGGTGACGACGGCGGTTCGGACCGACCTCAACGAGGCGGTCGCGGTCGGCGACCTGCGGATCGCGGAGATCTCGATCCACCACGGCAGCGGCCTCGCCGGGTCGACGCTCGCCGGGAGCCGGATCGGCGAGCGCACCGGCGTCGACGTGATCGGCGCGTGGTTCAACGGGTCGTTCGAGGCGGCGCCGCCGCCGGACGCGACGCTGTCTGCGGGAACAGTCCTCCTCGTTTCGGGAACCGAGGAGCAAGTGGAGCGGCTCGTCGACCTGACCAACTCGGCGGCCCGCCGGTTCGGCGCGGGCGAGACCGTCGTCGTCGGGTACGGCCAGGTCGGAAAGACCGTCGCGAACGCTCTCGAAGCGGCGGACCTCCCGGTGACCGTCGTCGACCGCGACGGCGGCGAGGCGATCGACGTGGTCGGCGACGCGACCGACCCGGAGACGCTGCGGGAGGCCGGCGTCGCCGACGCGCGAACCGTCGTCCTCACCCTTCCCGACGACACGACGGCCGAGTTCTCGACGCTCGTGGTCCGCGACCTGGCGCCGAACGTGGAGCTGCTCGCGCGGGTCGAAGACCCCGAGAGCGTCCCGAAGATGCACCGCGCCGGCGCCGACTACGTCCTCTCCCTCTCGACGGTGACCGGTCGGATGTCCGCGTCGGCCGTGTTCACGGACCGGGACGTGCTCTCGCTCGACACGCACGTCGAGGTCGTCAGGAGCGAGGCCCCCGCTCTGATCGGCCGGACGATCGGGCAGGCGGCGGTCCGCGAGACCACCGGCTGTACCGTCATCGCCGTCGAGCGCGGGGATGGCCTCGTCACCGACGTGGGCCCGGAGACGCGGATCGAGCGGGGCGACGAGCTCGTCGTCGCCGGCACCGACGAGGGGGTCCGGGCGTTCGAGCGCGCGTTCGCCTGA
- a CDS encoding DUF1684 domain-containing protein, whose protein sequence is MSEDYAERLRANRREKDDFFADHPQSPIPPERRDEFDGLDYFPPNPDYRVEATVTVHDDPDPVEMETTASNPVRYLRVVTFAFEVDGEKHTLAGYRQEGDDGAIFVPFRDKTTGQQTYHQGRYMELAPERDLDDGDSVTIDFNLAYSPFCAYSETFSCPLPPEENWLEIVVPAGERTPDLD, encoded by the coding sequence ATGAGCGAGGACTACGCCGAGCGGCTCCGCGCGAACCGCCGGGAGAAGGACGACTTTTTCGCCGACCACCCGCAGTCGCCGATCCCGCCGGAACGGCGCGACGAGTTCGACGGGCTCGACTACTTCCCGCCGAATCCGGACTACCGCGTCGAGGCGACCGTCACCGTCCACGACGACCCCGATCCCGTCGAGATGGAGACGACCGCGAGCAACCCGGTCCGGTACCTCCGGGTCGTCACGTTCGCGTTCGAGGTCGACGGGGAGAAACACACCTTGGCGGGCTACCGACAGGAGGGCGACGACGGCGCCATCTTCGTCCCCTTCCGCGACAAGACGACCGGTCAGCAGACGTACCACCAGGGGCGGTACATGGAGCTGGCGCCCGAGCGCGACCTCGACGACGGCGACAGCGTCACGATCGACTTCAACCTCGCGTACAGCCCCTTCTGCGCGTACAGCGAGACGTTCTCCTGTCCGCTTCCGCCCGAGGAGAACTGGCTGGAGATCGTCGTTCCTGCGGGCGAGCGGACGCCGGACCTCGACTGA
- a CDS encoding helix-turn-helix domain-containing protein — translation MVRDPSRDPEPPSVDEVLDALADDAARRIVAALTEPKTASELSEECDIPLSTTYRKLEKLTDASLLSESTDIRRDGQHTTRYSVSFDAVTVSVDDGGDGDGDADRREFDVEFSRPERTRDERLADLWSELREET, via the coding sequence ATGGTGCGGGACCCGTCGCGAGACCCGGAGCCGCCGTCGGTCGACGAGGTGCTCGACGCGCTGGCCGACGACGCGGCCCGTCGGATCGTCGCGGCGCTCACCGAGCCGAAGACCGCGAGCGAGCTCTCCGAGGAGTGCGACATCCCCCTGTCGACGACCTACCGGAAGCTGGAGAAGCTCACCGACGCCTCTCTGCTCTCCGAGTCGACGGACATCCGGCGGGACGGGCAGCACACGACGCGGTACTCGGTGTCGTTCGACGCCGTCACCGTCTCCGTCGACGACGGCGGCGACGGCGACGGCGACGCGGACCGCCGCGAGTTCGACGTGGAGTTCTCTCGGCCGGAGCGGACCCGAGACGAGCGACTTGCCGACCTGTGGTCGGAGCTACGAGAGGAAACATGA
- a CDS encoding A/G-specific adenine glycosylase, translating to MTDAEGAPELPADLDAVRDALVDWYEADHREFPWRRTEDPYEVLVSEVMSQQTQLDRVVPAWEDFLDEWPTTAALAAADRADVVAFWSDHSLGYNNRAKYLHEAAGQVEDDYDGAFPEDPDGLSELMGVGPYTANAVASFAFDNGDAVVDTNVKRVLYRAFDVPDDDDVFGRVASRLMPAGESRVWNNAIMELGGVACGKSPRCDEAGCPWREWCHAYQTGDFTAPDVPEQPSFEGSRRQFRGRIVRLLGEHDEMELDALGHRIRVDYAPDGEHGREWLRGLVDDLADDGLVETETADDGVVVSLRR from the coding sequence ATGACCGACGCGGAGGGCGCCCCCGAGCTCCCGGCCGACCTCGACGCGGTCCGCGACGCGCTCGTGGACTGGTACGAGGCGGACCACCGCGAGTTCCCGTGGCGCCGCACGGAGGACCCCTACGAGGTCCTCGTCAGCGAGGTGATGAGCCAGCAGACCCAGCTCGACCGCGTCGTGCCCGCGTGGGAGGACTTCCTCGACGAGTGGCCGACGACCGCCGCCCTCGCCGCGGCCGACCGCGCCGACGTGGTCGCCTTCTGGTCGGACCACTCGCTGGGGTACAACAACCGCGCGAAGTACCTCCACGAGGCGGCCGGCCAGGTCGAAGACGACTACGACGGGGCGTTTCCGGAGGACCCGGACGGTCTCAGCGAACTGATGGGCGTCGGGCCGTACACCGCCAACGCGGTGGCGTCGTTCGCGTTCGACAACGGCGACGCCGTCGTCGACACCAACGTGAAGCGGGTGCTGTACCGCGCGTTCGACGTCCCGGACGACGACGACGTGTTCGGACGAGTCGCCTCCAGGCTCATGCCGGCGGGCGAGTCCCGGGTGTGGAACAACGCGATCATGGAGCTCGGCGGCGTCGCCTGCGGGAAGAGCCCCCGCTGCGACGAGGCCGGCTGCCCGTGGCGCGAGTGGTGCCACGCCTACCAGACGGGCGACTTCACCGCGCCCGACGTGCCCGAACAGCCGAGCTTCGAGGGGAGCCGGCGGCAGTTCCGCGGGCGGATCGTCCGGCTCCTCGGCGAACACGACGAGATGGAGCTGGACGCGCTCGGCCACCGGATCCGCGTCGACTACGCGCCGGACGGCGAACACGGCCGCGAGTGGCTCCGCGGGCTCGTCGACGACCTGGCGGACGACGGGCTGGTGGAAACCGAGACGGCCGACGACGGCGTAGTCGTGTCGCTCCGCCGCTGA